The Desulfoscipio gibsoniae DSM 7213 genome contains a region encoding:
- a CDS encoding peptidylprolyl isomerase, with protein MAAQQVLISTDKGSITMELYPEKMPVTVENFLKLTNDGFYNGLTFHRVEHWVVQGGDPRGNGTGGPGWTIKLETHPDLKNVRGAVAMARSAHPDSAGSQFYILKTDAGWLDGQYAVFGIVTEGMDVVDELDIGDKMNEVKVVG; from the coding sequence TTGGCAGCGCAGCAAGTACTTATCAGTACCGATAAAGGTAGTATTACCATGGAATTGTACCCGGAAAAAATGCCTGTTACGGTGGAGAATTTTTTAAAATTAACCAATGATGGTTTTTATAACGGGCTAACCTTTCACCGGGTGGAACACTGGGTGGTGCAGGGTGGCGACCCCAGGGGCAACGGTACCGGCGGCCCGGGCTGGACAATTAAGCTGGAAACCCACCCTGATTTGAAAAATGTACGGGGTGCGGTGGCCATGGCCAGGTCGGCTCACCCTGATTCCGCCGGATCACAGTTTTATATATTAAAGACTGATGCCGGCTGGCTGGACGGGCAGTACGCGGTTTTTGGGATAGTTACTGAAGGTATGGATGTGGTGGATGAGTTGGATATTGGCGACAAAATGAATGAGGTAAAAGTGGTTGGTTAA
- a CDS encoding THUMP domain-containing class I SAM-dependent RNA methyltransferase codes for MADVELIATATFGLEALVAKEVKDLGYQKVTVENGKVTFGADWGAICRANLWLRTADRVRLKVGEFKATTFDELFEQTRALPWPELIPGDAEFPVEGKSVKSTLFSISDCQAIVKKAVVESMKQKYKQQWFSEQGPLYKIEVALLKDIATLTIDTSGAGLHKRGYRELASQAPLKETLAAALIILSRWHPDTVLMDPFCGSGTIPIEAALIGQNIAPGINREFVSESWPTIPRELWRQARKETHDLAHYDRPLDIIGTDIDNDVLKLARQNAGEAGVEELIHFQRLPLADVRSSKKYGKIICNPPYGERLGEIREVERLYREMGHVFGRLDTWSYYILAAHPQFERLFGRPATKKRKLYNGNIKVDYYQYFGPRPPRKGKESGVNVPG; via the coding sequence ATGGCTGATGTTGAATTGATCGCTACGGCGACCTTTGGATTGGAAGCGCTGGTGGCTAAGGAAGTCAAGGATTTGGGTTATCAAAAGGTGACGGTGGAAAACGGTAAGGTTACTTTTGGCGCAGACTGGGGTGCCATTTGCCGGGCTAACTTATGGTTGCGTACAGCGGACAGGGTGCGCCTTAAAGTTGGTGAGTTTAAAGCCACCACCTTTGATGAACTTTTTGAGCAAACCAGGGCATTGCCCTGGCCGGAATTAATACCCGGGGATGCTGAGTTTCCTGTGGAAGGTAAATCCGTTAAATCCACATTATTTAGCATTTCCGACTGCCAGGCTATTGTAAAAAAGGCAGTTGTTGAAAGTATGAAGCAAAAATATAAACAGCAGTGGTTTTCCGAGCAAGGGCCGCTGTACAAAATAGAAGTGGCTTTATTAAAAGATATTGCTACTCTAACCATCGACACCAGCGGTGCCGGGCTGCATAAAAGAGGTTACCGGGAGCTGGCCAGCCAGGCGCCTCTAAAGGAAACGCTGGCCGCGGCATTGATTATATTGTCGCGCTGGCACCCGGACACTGTTTTAATGGACCCATTTTGTGGATCGGGTACTATTCCCATTGAGGCGGCGTTGATTGGCCAGAATATCGCACCGGGGATAAACCGCGAGTTTGTATCTGAAAGCTGGCCCACCATTCCAAGGGAGCTGTGGAGACAGGCCAGAAAAGAGACTCACGATTTAGCCCATTATGATCGCCCCCTGGATATTATAGGCACGGACATAGATAATGACGTTTTGAAACTGGCCCGCCAAAATGCCGGTGAGGCAGGGGTGGAAGAGTTGATTCATTTCCAGCGCCTGCCACTGGCCGATGTGCGGTCCAGCAAAAAATACGGTAAGATTATCTGTAACCCGCCCTACGGAGAACGGCTGGGGGAAATCAGGGAAGTGGAGCGGTTATACAGGGAAATGGGTCATGTGTTTGGCCGCCTGGACACCTGGTCTTATTACATACTGGCTGCACACCCGCAATTTGAGAGGCTGTTTGGCAGGCCGGCCACTAAAAAAAGAAAGCTTTACAACGGCAATATTAAAGTGGATTATTACCAGTATTTTGGACCCCGACCCCCCAGAAAAGGCAAAGAAAGCGGTGTAAATGTGCCCGGTTAG
- a CDS encoding Gmad2 immunoglobulin-like domain-containing protein gives MHSLGKLTLVKLLVVLLLILSAGCSTSSNEQTDNQNKNADQQDKVAEQQEQTPDINLPVYFVKYTADGAYLVREVHTVSYTKQVANAAMQELINDEKSILPSGTKILGINIEKGLATVNFSKEVLNNTNVGSAGEQLGIQSIVNTLTEFPNIEKVAFQVDGRADGRAQDWWGHVGLYEQPFTQDCSMVYEPAIWVTHPTPHQVICVPLLVKGSAMVFEGAVNARLLDSSGEILAESYTTAKSGAPERGDFEMSIKFDPPSDGEGVLEVYQVSPQDGSPQDIVSIPVQWP, from the coding sequence ATGCATTCACTTGGCAAGCTAACGCTGGTGAAGCTGTTGGTTGTATTATTGCTAATCCTTAGCGCCGGATGTTCAACCAGCTCTAATGAACAAACGGACAACCAGAATAAAAATGCTGATCAGCAAGATAAAGTCGCGGAACAACAGGAACAAACGCCGGACATAAACCTGCCTGTTTATTTTGTCAAATACACCGCTGATGGAGCTTACCTGGTCAGGGAGGTGCACACTGTATCTTACACCAAGCAGGTTGCCAATGCCGCTATGCAAGAACTAATTAATGATGAAAAAAGCATTTTGCCCTCCGGCACCAAAATACTGGGTATAAATATTGAAAAAGGTCTGGCTACGGTTAATTTTAGCAAAGAAGTTTTAAATAATACCAACGTGGGTTCGGCGGGAGAGCAGTTAGGTATACAAAGCATAGTAAATACTTTAACTGAATTTCCCAATATAGAAAAGGTGGCTTTTCAAGTGGATGGCCGGGCGGATGGCCGGGCCCAGGACTGGTGGGGGCATGTTGGCCTATACGAACAGCCCTTCACCCAAGATTGCTCCATGGTTTATGAGCCCGCTATTTGGGTGACCCACCCCACACCCCATCAGGTAATCTGCGTTCCTTTGCTGGTTAAAGGCAGCGCCATGGTATTTGAAGGCGCGGTCAATGCCAGGCTGCTGGACAGCAGCGGTGAAATACTGGCCGAGAGTTACACAACAGCCAAATCGGGAGCACCTGAACGGGGCGATTTTGAAATGAGCATTAAATTTGACCCACCCTCGGACGGGGAGGGAGTGCTGGAGGTTTATCAAGTCAGCCCGCAAGATGGCAGTCCCCAAGATATAGTTTCTATTCCAGTACAATGGCCATAA
- a CDS encoding VOC family protein, whose product MKFICPLIVVDDINISRRFYVNVLNQKVKYDFGENLTFEGDFSIHLKSHYLKLLSLSPNDIIQKSNSSELYFEEDNLNGLLEKLKEYDSVEYIHGIKEQPWGQRVIRFYDPDKHIIEVGESMESVARRFLRQGLSIEETAKRISMPVEFVKELI is encoded by the coding sequence ATGAAATTTATATGCCCACTTATCGTTGTAGATGACATTAATATCTCCAGGAGATTTTATGTAAATGTGCTTAATCAAAAAGTGAAATATGATTTTGGTGAAAATTTGACGTTTGAGGGTGATTTTTCGATACATTTAAAATCACATTATCTAAAATTGCTTAGTTTAAGCCCCAATGACATAATTCAAAAATCTAATAGTAGCGAACTGTATTTTGAAGAAGATAATTTAAATGGTTTACTTGAAAAGCTTAAAGAATATGATTCTGTAGAATATATACATGGGATAAAAGAACAGCCTTGGGGACAACGTGTTATTAGATTTTATGACCCTGATAAGCACATTATTGAAGTTGGTGAATCTATGGAGAGCGTAGCACGGAGGTTTTTGCGCCAAGGATTATCCATCGAAGAAACCGCAAAACGCATCTCAATGCCGGTGGAATTCGTAAAAGAGTTGATATAA
- a CDS encoding NAD(P)H-dependent flavin oxidoreductase: MKTRVTELLGIKYPIIQGGMQWLSRAELASAVSNAGGLGIITAATHPGKEELIEEIRKTRALTDKPFGVNISMLPELTPGDKTAQYMEAVIREKVPVLETSGRSPEKYVPQLKEAGIKLIHKVPAVRFARKAESVGADAVIIVGFECGGHPGMDNVTTMVLTPGAADNVSIPVISGGGIADARGLVAALALGAEAVVMGTRFIATAECLAHENFKQWMVNASETDTMIIQRSIRNAARVMKNPAAEKVLEMENRGASLDELLTIIKGQRGLSNLLSGDIQDGTLAMGQCVGLINDIKSVQEVIEDIVREAGTIIHRLQNMWG, from the coding sequence GTGAAAACCAGGGTTACAGAGCTTTTAGGTATTAAGTACCCCATTATTCAGGGAGGTATGCAATGGCTGTCCCGTGCCGAGCTGGCTTCAGCTGTTTCTAATGCCGGGGGATTGGGAATTATTACTGCCGCTACGCACCCCGGCAAAGAGGAACTGATAGAGGAAATTCGCAAAACTCGGGCACTTACAGACAAACCCTTCGGGGTCAATATATCAATGCTTCCGGAGCTCACTCCCGGGGATAAGACCGCACAGTATATGGAAGCAGTAATCCGGGAAAAAGTACCGGTACTGGAGACTTCGGGACGCAGCCCGGAAAAGTATGTCCCCCAATTGAAAGAGGCCGGGATAAAACTAATACACAAGGTTCCCGCTGTGCGTTTCGCCAGGAAGGCTGAGAGCGTCGGGGCGGATGCGGTTATCATAGTGGGGTTTGAATGCGGTGGACATCCCGGTATGGATAACGTTACCACAATGGTGCTGACGCCCGGGGCTGCCGATAATGTTTCTATACCGGTTATATCGGGTGGTGGCATTGCTGACGCCCGTGGTCTTGTGGCTGCCTTGGCCCTGGGGGCCGAGGCTGTGGTTATGGGTACCAGGTTTATAGCTACCGCGGAATGCCTGGCACATGAAAATTTTAAGCAGTGGATGGTAAACGCCTCGGAGACTGACACCATGATCATCCAGCGTTCTATACGCAACGCTGCCAGGGTAATGAAAAATCCGGCAGCCGAAAAAGTGCTAGAAATGGAAAACCGTGGGGCCAGCCTGGATGAGCTGCTTACTATCATCAAGGGGCAGCGGGGGCTCAGTAACCTATTAAGCGGCGATATCCAGGATGGTACTCTGGCCATGGGACAGTGCGTTGGGCTGATAAATGATATTAAATCAGTCCAGGAAGTTATTGAGGATATTGTGCGTGAGGCGGGGACCATTATTCATCGCCTGCAAAATATGTGGGGATAA
- a CDS encoding adenine deaminase: MSIKIKADLIRRLGRVALGKEPADLVINHCDVLNVYTGEILENQQLLIAGDRIAYVGTKLDFPEGPETELIDAERQLVIPGLIDGHIHMDHSMNIEEFVKLSLPRGTTTTITECYFPSNAMGIRGVDAFIDQFKNQPQRFFATAPMISFLCSDNGNGNRAINESEVISLLQRPEIIGTGEIFWSNLLNTDSNEGLINIIEAAILLGKTVEGHGAGAKNQRLAAMVAHGVDSCHEPITAEEVRERLRLGLFTMIREGSIRRELETVIGPLIEMDLALCRAILVSDGVWPVDLLRYGHMDYIVQKAVDLGLNPVTAIQMATINVAEHFHLGSHLGGIAPGKCADIVIIPNIKTIEPRLVICRGKVVARDGKMLVNTVKSNFPSDVYQCIKINPVQPEFFSVPAASPMAKVRVIDVITSIVNREMILDLPVINGEITISESNDVIKVAVINSHSGNGESSTGFIKGYGLNKGALASSYSFSEGNLVVMGTNDSDMAAAVNRIRELQGGIVYCCEGQIVEELSLPIFGYTSEIAGPEVAERFISLEKALGKAGCKVDKPLLTLFTITFTAIPSLRLLSRGYWLSRENRLVDVLA, encoded by the coding sequence ATGAGCATAAAAATAAAAGCTGATCTTATAAGACGTCTGGGCAGGGTCGCTCTGGGGAAAGAACCCGCAGACTTGGTTATTAATCATTGTGATGTATTAAATGTCTATACCGGTGAAATTCTTGAAAACCAGCAGTTGCTTATTGCCGGTGACAGGATCGCTTACGTGGGAACAAAACTTGACTTCCCGGAAGGACCGGAGACCGAATTAATCGATGCCGAAAGGCAGCTGGTTATTCCAGGCTTGATTGACGGTCACATACACATGGATCACTCGATGAATATAGAGGAATTTGTTAAACTTTCCCTTCCCCGGGGTACTACCACCACTATTACCGAGTGCTATTTCCCTTCCAATGCCATGGGTATCCGGGGTGTTGATGCTTTTATCGATCAGTTTAAAAACCAACCACAGAGATTTTTTGCCACTGCCCCAATGATATCCTTTCTTTGTTCTGATAATGGAAACGGAAACCGTGCAATTAATGAGTCCGAGGTTATAAGCTTGCTGCAGCGACCGGAGATAATAGGCACCGGTGAGATATTCTGGTCCAATCTGCTTAATACAGATTCAAATGAAGGTTTAATAAATATTATCGAGGCTGCCATTTTACTGGGAAAAACAGTGGAGGGGCACGGGGCGGGGGCCAAGAACCAGAGATTAGCTGCCATGGTAGCCCATGGTGTTGATTCTTGCCACGAACCCATTACCGCCGAAGAGGTGCGGGAAAGACTGCGCCTGGGTTTGTTTACCATGATTCGGGAAGGTTCGATACGCCGGGAATTGGAGACTGTAATTGGTCCCTTAATTGAAATGGACTTGGCTTTGTGCAGAGCAATTTTGGTTTCCGACGGTGTTTGGCCGGTTGACCTGCTTCGGTACGGTCACATGGATTACATAGTGCAAAAGGCTGTTGACCTGGGATTAAACCCTGTAACGGCTATCCAGATGGCCACCATTAACGTGGCGGAACATTTTCACCTGGGGAGTCACCTCGGCGGGATAGCACCGGGAAAATGCGCTGATATTGTAATCATCCCCAATATCAAAACAATCGAGCCCAGGTTAGTTATTTGTCGGGGGAAAGTGGTGGCCCGGGATGGCAAGATGCTAGTAAACACTGTAAAATCAAACTTTCCGAGTGATGTGTATCAATGCATTAAGATTAACCCGGTACAGCCTGAATTTTTCAGTGTGCCGGCAGCTTCCCCAATGGCCAAGGTACGCGTCATAGATGTAATTACCAGCATTGTTAACCGTGAAATGATATTGGATTTGCCGGTGATTAATGGAGAAATAACAATCTCCGAAAGTAATGATGTTATAAAGGTAGCGGTAATCAACAGCCATAGCGGAAATGGTGAAAGCAGCACCGGATTTATCAAGGGATACGGACTGAACAAAGGAGCGCTGGCCAGCAGCTATTCTTTCAGCGAGGGAAATCTGGTGGTAATGGGCACCAATGACAGCGACATGGCTGCCGCGGTGAACCGGATCCGTGAATTGCAAGGTGGCATTGTTTATTGCTGCGAGGGGCAAATAGTGGAAGAGTTATCACTTCCCATTTTTGGATACACCTCCGAAATTGCAGGACCGGAAGTGGCTGAAAGATTTATATCCCTTGAAAAAGCACTTGGGAAAGCGGGATGCAAAGTAGATAAGCCGCTATTAACGTTGTTTACCATTACCTTTACGGCCATACCTTCGCTAAGGTTATTGTCCAGGGGATACTGGCTATCCAGAGAAAACCGGTTGGTGGATGTGCTGGCATAG
- the addB gene encoding helicase-exonuclease AddAB subunit AddB, translated as MFLRLIMGRAGAGKTTLCLREMSHELQQQPLGTPLIMLVPEQASFQTEQALARVTGAGGFMRAQVLGFSRLALRVLQEAGGATRLPLGEMGKRMILRRLLEGRLDELRIFGRAVRLPGFVDKLARALSELKSYQVDAGDLCRCLAGLERAGDAGLLVDKLRDLQLIFADFTYFLRDRFIDPDDYLALAAEKIRVSPWLNQANIWVDGFSGFTPREYAVLEALLQHTRGLNITLCLSPGFADQIMTETDPFYPVWETYHELLNMANGIKLPVYHVPVADNGVLPRFVSRHLAYLEKTLFDYRAVKSLPHTQDGAVNETYQTPDPACMQGKQAADGAAAGKDLGETGISVIAAADRRAEVEGMARAITGLCRDRGYRWRDIVVLLREVDLYADLIEAVFNDHGIPFFLDHKRTVLHHPLVELIRAALETVAENWPFDPVFRYLKTDLARLSRDEVDILENYVLAHGIRGSRWFDNQPWEYRRRLTLEDDDVVSEQQKIALEQINSIRGAAVSVLAGFHQAVQDGATVADYTGALYMLLEQLEVPEQLERWAALAREEGRLEEAREHEQIWVDLVTLLDEMVESLGEEELSLKQYNVILDAGLDAMRLGLIPPGLDQVVVGSLDRSRSPRVRAAFIPGINDGVLPARLTEQGIFTEIERERLQGSGLSLAPGVRRRVFDEQYMVYQALTRASEQLVLSYPLADGEGRALRPSPVVHRVREFFPDLAEGLWLQEPGTGQVPDVTFVTHPSRCLTYLAGRLRDAGAGRYIDPLWWDVYNWFLQNRHHPLFVRVMESLFYSNREGRLPRSIARQLYGRPFKTGVSGLEKFRSCPFAHFLSYGLRLKDRAVFRLQAPDTGQFFHAALKLFAQRLQDGGMDWGELETDRCRELAGEVVDILAPHLQSEILLSSARHRYLTGKLKRIVQRSALVLAEHARRGRFRPVGLELAFGPGGELPGVVFSLPGGDEMLLTGRIDRLDAARHEGTLYLRVIDYKSGVNTIKLSDILHGLKLQLLTYLEVALEYSRQLLGDRGLPGAVLYFRIAEPILQTDGSPLADGEAERLLLKALKMKGLLLAEPELVRLMDSLAGSASDLLPVSIKKDGTLSARSAVLDHEQFAMLRAYLRHQLAGAGADIMAGIKDISPYRQGEFRYCRYCSYKPVCQFDLLLPGNAFRIITPEKDTIVWQSIKEQLGDGKDK; from the coding sequence TTGTTTTTAAGGCTAATCATGGGACGGGCGGGGGCTGGTAAAACAACCCTCTGTCTGCGGGAAATGAGCCATGAACTACAGCAGCAGCCACTGGGTACACCTTTAATTATGCTGGTGCCCGAGCAAGCTTCTTTTCAAACTGAGCAGGCTTTAGCCCGGGTTACGGGTGCGGGAGGTTTTATGCGAGCCCAGGTGCTGGGCTTTAGCCGGCTGGCTCTCCGGGTGCTGCAGGAGGCCGGCGGTGCTACCCGGCTGCCTCTGGGGGAGATGGGCAAGCGCATGATTTTGCGGCGGCTGCTGGAAGGCAGGCTGGATGAGTTGCGTATTTTCGGCCGGGCGGTCCGGTTGCCCGGTTTTGTGGACAAGCTGGCCCGCGCGCTGAGTGAATTGAAAAGCTACCAGGTGGATGCGGGCGATTTGTGCCGCTGCCTGGCCGGGCTGGAGCGGGCGGGGGATGCCGGGTTGCTGGTGGACAAATTGCGTGATTTACAGCTCATTTTTGCCGACTTTACATATTTTTTGCGTGACCGCTTTATCGACCCCGATGATTACCTGGCTCTAGCTGCGGAAAAGATACGGGTTTCACCCTGGCTGAACCAGGCTAATATCTGGGTGGACGGGTTCTCCGGCTTTACCCCCCGGGAATACGCCGTGCTGGAAGCGCTGCTGCAGCATACCCGGGGGCTAAATATAACTTTATGTTTAAGCCCTGGCTTTGCTGACCAGATAATGACCGAGACCGACCCCTTTTATCCTGTTTGGGAGACCTACCATGAGCTGTTGAACATGGCAAATGGGATAAAATTACCGGTATACCACGTGCCGGTTGCGGATAATGGTGTGCTGCCCAGGTTCGTCTCCCGGCACCTGGCTTATTTGGAGAAGACCTTGTTTGATTACAGGGCGGTTAAAAGCCTGCCGCATACACAAGATGGTGCCGTGAACGAAACGTACCAGACACCGGATCCAGCCTGTATGCAGGGCAAGCAGGCGGCTGATGGTGCTGCAGCCGGCAAGGATTTAGGAGAAACGGGTATAAGTGTTATAGCCGCTGCCGACCGCCGCGCCGAAGTGGAAGGCATGGCCCGGGCAATCACCGGCCTGTGTCGTGACCGGGGTTACCGCTGGAGAGACATTGTGGTGCTGCTGCGGGAAGTGGATTTGTACGCAGATTTGATTGAGGCTGTCTTTAACGACCACGGAATCCCCTTTTTTCTGGATCATAAGCGCACGGTGCTGCATCATCCACTGGTAGAGCTGATCCGAGCAGCTCTGGAAACAGTGGCTGAAAACTGGCCCTTTGATCCCGTATTTCGTTACTTAAAGACCGATCTTGCCCGGTTGAGCCGGGATGAAGTGGATATTCTGGAGAACTATGTATTGGCTCATGGCATCAGAGGCAGTCGTTGGTTTGACAACCAGCCCTGGGAGTACCGTCGCCGGTTAACCTTGGAAGATGATGATGTTGTTTCTGAACAGCAAAAAATAGCCCTTGAGCAAATTAACAGCATCCGGGGTGCTGCTGTGTCCGTTTTGGCCGGTTTCCACCAGGCTGTGCAGGATGGTGCCACAGTGGCGGACTACACCGGGGCGCTGTACATGCTGCTGGAACAGCTGGAGGTTCCGGAGCAGCTGGAACGCTGGGCTGCTTTGGCCCGGGAGGAAGGCCGGTTGGAAGAAGCCCGGGAACATGAACAAATCTGGGTGGATTTGGTGACGCTGCTGGATGAAATGGTTGAATCCCTGGGCGAAGAAGAGCTCTCGTTAAAGCAGTACAACGTTATTTTGGATGCCGGCCTGGATGCCATGCGCCTGGGTCTTATACCGCCAGGGCTGGATCAGGTGGTAGTGGGCTCATTGGATCGTTCCCGTAGTCCCCGGGTGCGGGCCGCGTTCATACCAGGCATCAACGATGGGGTGCTGCCGGCCCGGCTGACAGAGCAGGGGATATTTACCGAAATTGAGCGGGAGCGGCTGCAGGGCAGCGGATTGTCGCTAGCCCCGGGTGTGCGGCGGCGGGTTTTTGATGAGCAATACATGGTGTACCAGGCCCTTACCCGGGCCTCGGAGCAGCTGGTGTTATCCTATCCACTGGCCGATGGGGAGGGCCGGGCGCTGCGCCCGTCACCCGTTGTGCACCGTGTGCGGGAATTTTTTCCCGACCTGGCGGAAGGACTCTGGCTGCAGGAACCGGGGACTGGCCAAGTGCCCGATGTGACATTTGTCACTCATCCCAGCCGCTGCCTGACCTACCTGGCCGGACGTTTACGCGATGCCGGGGCCGGGCGGTACATAGACCCCTTGTGGTGGGACGTATACAACTGGTTTCTTCAAAACCGCCATCATCCACTGTTTGTTCGGGTGATGGAAAGCTTGTTTTACAGTAACCGGGAAGGCCGGCTGCCCCGCTCAATAGCCCGGCAGCTATACGGCCGGCCCTTTAAAACCGGAGTATCCGGTCTTGAGAAGTTTCGTTCCTGTCCCTTTGCCCATTTCTTGTCCTACGGGCTGCGCCTTAAGGATAGGGCGGTGTTTCGGCTGCAGGCACCGGATACGGGACAGTTTTTCCATGCTGCACTTAAGCTTTTTGCCCAGCGATTGCAGGATGGGGGGATGGACTGGGGTGAATTGGAAACAGACCGGTGCCGGGAACTGGCCGGTGAGGTGGTTGATATCCTGGCCCCGCACCTGCAAAGTGAAATATTGCTCAGCTCCGCCCGGCACCGTTACCTGACGGGTAAATTAAAGCGCATTGTGCAGCGCTCGGCGCTGGTGCTGGCCGAGCATGCCCGGCGCGGGCGCTTTCGGCCCGTGGGGCTGGAACTAGCCTTTGGCCCCGGGGGAGAACTGCCCGGAGTGGTGTTCAGCTTGCCGGGCGGCGACGAGATGCTGCTCACTGGCCGCATTGACAGGCTGGATGCGGCGCGGCACGAAGGCACGCTGTACCTGCGGGTGATTGATTATAAATCAGGGGTGAACACCATCAAGCTGAGCGATATCCTGCACGGCCTCAAACTACAATTGCTTACCTACCTGGAGGTGGCGCTGGAGTATTCCCGGCAGCTGCTGGGTGACCGGGGCCTGCCAGGTGCTGTGCTGTATTTTCGCATTGCCGAGCCTATACTGCAAACGGACGGCTCACCTCTGGCGGATGGGGAAGCAGAGCGATTGCTGCTTAAAGCACTGAAAATGAAAGGCCTGCTGCTGGCTGAGCCTGAACTGGTGCGGTTGATGGACAGCCTGGCCGGGTCCGCCTCGGACCTTTTACCGGTGAGCATTAAAAAGGACGGCACCCTTTCTGCCCGCTCCGCGGTGCTGGACCATGAGCAGTTTGCTATGCTGCGGGCCTACCTGCGGCATCAGCTGGCCGGCGCTGGCGCTGATATAATGGCCGGGATCAAGGATATCAGTCCTTACCGGCAGGGTGAGTTTCGTTACTGCCGCTACTGTTCCTATAAACCGGTTTGCCAGTTCGACCTGCTATTGCCGGGCAATGCCTTCAGGATTATTACACCGGAAAAGGATACCATCGTATGGCAGAGCATTAAGGAACAGTTGGGGGACGGGAAGGATAAGTGA